One Ignavibacterium album JCM 16511 genomic region harbors:
- the infA gene encoding translation initiation factor IF-1 produces MAKQGPIKVDGVITETLPNATFRVKLDNGHEILAHISGKMRMHYIKILVGDKVSVELSPYDLTKGRITYRYK; encoded by the coding sequence ATGGCAAAGCAAGGACCAATTAAAGTTGACGGAGTTATAACTGAAACTTTACCCAATGCAACTTTCAGAGTTAAGTTGGATAACGGTCACGAAATACTCGCTCATATTTCCGGAAAGATGAGAATGCATTACATTAAAATTTTAGTTGGAGATAAAGTTTCCGTCGAATTATCTCCTTATGATTTAACAAAAGGAAGAATAACTTACAGATATAAGTAG
- the rpmJ gene encoding 50S ribosomal protein L36 — MKVRASVKKMCDKCKIIKRKGVVRVICKNPKHKQRQG; from the coding sequence ATGAAAGTAAGAGCTTCAGTCAAAAAGATGTGCGACAAGTGCAAGATAATTAAAAGAAAGGGTGTTGTTAGAGTAATCTGCAAAAACCCAAAACATAAACAAAGACAAGGTTAA
- the rpsK gene encoding 30S ribosomal protein S11, which yields MAKTAKKVKKRAHVDANGVAHIKATFNNVIVTITDIYGNTISWSSAGKNGFKGSRKNTPFAAQVSAEAAAKEAYDLGLRKVEVYVKGPGSGREAAIRALHTAGLEITSIKDVTPIPHNGCRPPKKRRV from the coding sequence TTGGCAAAAACTGCAAAAAAAGTTAAGAAGCGCGCTCATGTTGATGCAAATGGTGTTGCTCATATCAAAGCAACATTCAATAATGTTATTGTTACCATCACAGACATTTATGGTAATACAATTTCCTGGTCTTCTGCCGGAAAAAATGGTTTCAAAGGATCAAGAAAGAATACACCTTTTGCAGCTCAGGTTTCTGCAGAAGCAGCAGCTAAAGAAGCTTATGATTTAGGTTTACGAAAAGTGGAAGTTTATGTAAAAGGTCCTGGCTCTGGCAGAGAAGCAGCAATAAGAGCATTGCACACAGCTGGTCTCGAGATTACTTCAATAAAAGATGTAACTCCAATTCCGCATAACGGATGCAGACCACCAAAGAAAAGAAGAGTTTAA
- the rpsD gene encoding 30S ribosomal protein S4, protein MARYTDSVCKLCRRERQKLFLKGQKCFTDKCPIEQRNYPPGQHGVSRRAKISEYGVQLREKQKIKRMYGLLETQFRNYFEKAIKQKGKTGENLVKLLERRLDNVVYRIGFASSRKQARQLIKHRHFLVNNQLVDIPSYLLNPGDIIQVKEKSKKLDAIHNSLKRVKDNTYNWITVDKATLSGTFVQVPERADIPLNANEQLVVELYSK, encoded by the coding sequence ATGGCAAGATATACAGACTCAGTTTGTAAACTATGTAGAAGAGAAAGACAAAAATTGTTTCTGAAAGGGCAGAAATGCTTTACAGATAAATGCCCGATCGAACAGAGAAATTATCCTCCTGGTCAACACGGAGTTTCGCGTCGTGCAAAGATATCCGAATACGGTGTTCAGCTAAGAGAAAAGCAGAAGATCAAAAGAATGTATGGTCTGCTCGAAACTCAGTTCAGAAACTATTTTGAAAAAGCTATTAAACAAAAAGGTAAGACAGGTGAAAATCTTGTTAAACTTCTTGAAAGAAGATTGGATAATGTTGTTTACCGTATCGGATTTGCTTCTTCAAGGAAACAGGCAAGACAATTGATTAAACATCGTCACTTTCTTGTCAACAATCAGCTTGTTGATATTCCTTCTTACTTATTAAATCCAGGAGATATAATTCAGGTAAAAGAAAAAAGTAAAAAGCTTGATGCAATTCACAATTCTTTGAAACGAGTAAAGGATAATACATATAACTGGATAACTGTGGACAAAGCTACTCTCTCAGGTACTTTTGTACAGGTTCCTGAAAGAGCTGATATACCACTTAATGCAAATGAACAATTGGTAGTTGAACTTTACTCCAAATAA
- a CDS encoding DNA-directed RNA polymerase subunit alpha produces the protein MSGLSFKMPEALVLDEASYTNTFGRFYLQPLERGYGVTLGNSLRRVLLSSLPGAAITSVKFSGVLHEFSTIEGVVEDVSEIILNLKQVRMVLLSKKPGKIELSFNGQGEWKAADIQKATNEVEILNPDLHIATLNKNAKFDVELRVGRGYGYVPAVENVQPDQTIGVIPIDSIFTPIKNVKYEVENVRIGDKNDYEKLTLEIQTDGSITPDDALTQAAKVLKDHIQYFINFAVEQEEEETTTHKDSEFEKIRKMLLTNVDDLELSVRAHNCLKAANIRTIADLVRRDEQELLRFRNFGRKSLAELGEIVESMGLEFGMDVDKYLKDDSDNH, from the coding sequence ATGAGCGGATTATCATTCAAGATGCCTGAAGCACTTGTACTCGATGAAGCTAGTTATACGAATACATTTGGTAGATTTTATTTACAACCTCTCGAAAGAGGATACGGAGTAACACTCGGAAATTCTTTAAGAAGAGTACTTCTGTCTTCACTTCCCGGTGCTGCTATCACTTCGGTGAAGTTTAGCGGCGTTCTTCACGAGTTCTCTACTATTGAAGGTGTGGTTGAAGATGTTTCTGAAATCATTCTTAATCTTAAACAAGTCAGAATGGTTTTATTAAGTAAAAAACCCGGCAAGATTGAACTTTCTTTCAATGGTCAGGGTGAATGGAAAGCTGCTGATATTCAGAAAGCAACCAACGAAGTTGAAATTCTTAATCCCGATTTGCACATCGCAACACTTAACAAAAACGCTAAGTTTGATGTTGAGTTAAGAGTTGGCAGAGGTTACGGATATGTTCCTGCTGTTGAAAATGTTCAGCCGGATCAGACTATTGGTGTGATACCAATTGACTCAATCTTCACACCGATTAAAAATGTTAAGTACGAAGTAGAGAATGTTCGTATTGGTGATAAAAACGATTATGAGAAACTTACTCTCGAAATTCAGACAGATGGTTCAATAACTCCTGACGATGCGCTTACTCAGGCAGCAAAAGTTCTTAAAGATCATATTCAATACTTTATAAACTTTGCTGTTGAACAGGAAGAAGAAGAAACTACCACACACAAAGACAGTGAGTTCGAAAAAATCAGGAAAATGCTTTTAACCAATGTAGATGATCTTGAACTTAGCGTCAGAGCGCATAACTGTCTTAAAGCTGCTAATATAAGAACTATTGCTGATTTGGTTAGAAGAGATGAACAGGAACTCCTTCGCTTCAGAAATTTCGGAAGAAAATCTCTTGCTGAGCTTGGAGAAATTGTTGAAAGTATGGGACTTGAATTCGGAATGGATGTTGACAAATACTTAAAAGACGATTCAGATAATCATTAA
- the rplQ gene encoding 50S ribosomal protein L17: MRHRVKGRKLKRTASHRTATLRSLVTSVLKHKRIKTTLAKAKEARTFVEKLITKAKRNDLHSKRLIMSEIKDKEVVKELFAEIVPKIGDRPGGYTRVIKLGARVGDAAQMAILELVDYNEVANKKAEERKEKREQKAQEKEAEKERAAEEAATQTAEEK, translated from the coding sequence ATGAGACATAGAGTAAAAGGAAGAAAACTTAAAAGAACTGCTTCGCACAGAACTGCTACATTACGTTCTCTTGTAACTTCTGTTTTGAAACATAAAAGAATTAAAACAACATTAGCTAAAGCAAAAGAGGCACGTACTTTTGTTGAAAAGCTTATTACTAAAGCAAAAAGAAATGACCTTCACTCAAAAAGATTAATAATGAGTGAGATAAAAGATAAAGAGGTTGTAAAAGAACTTTTTGCAGAAATAGTTCCTAAGATAGGTGACAGACCAGGCGGATACACAAGAGTTATTAAGCTCGGTGCACGAGTTGGTGATGCAGCTCAGATGGCAATTCTTGAATTAGTTGATTATAACGAAGTTGCTAATAAGAAAGCCGAAGAGCGAAAAGAAAAGCGTGAGCAGAAAGCTCAGGAAAAAGAAGCCGAAAAAGAAAGAGCAGCTGAAGAAGCTGCAACTCAAACAGCCGAAGAAAAATAA
- the yihA gene encoding ribosome biogenesis GTP-binding protein YihA/YsxC codes for MFNEQKFVKSVYAVDDIPKLRLPEIVLCGRSNVGKSSFINSLFNRKDLAKISSTPGKTRSINYYDIDNKFYIVDLPGYGYAKVSLSERKKWAKLIEEFFTKSGYINLVIHIIDSRHKPTELDIQLNTLLKQLNLPYIFLLNKSDKLKQSEFKIALKNLAELFPEAIYNENTFFYSSIKGTGKKEIKSYLSSTFYS; via the coding sequence ATGTTCAACGAACAGAAATTTGTAAAATCAGTTTACGCGGTTGATGATATTCCAAAACTACGATTGCCTGAGATTGTTCTATGCGGTAGATCGAATGTTGGGAAATCATCTTTTATAAATTCTCTTTTTAACAGAAAAGATTTGGCAAAGATCAGTTCTACACCCGGCAAAACAAGATCAATTAACTATTACGACATTGACAATAAATTTTATATTGTTGATTTACCTGGTTATGGATATGCTAAAGTTAGTTTATCAGAAAGAAAGAAGTGGGCTAAATTGATAGAAGAATTTTTTACGAAATCCGGTTACATCAACCTTGTAATTCATATAATTGATTCAAGACATAAACCCACTGAACTTGATATTCAGTTAAACACTTTGTTGAAGCAACTTAATCTTCCTTACATTTTTTTATTGAACAAATCTGATAAACTAAAGCAGTCAGAGTTTAAAATTGCTCTAAAAAATCTGGCTGAGCTATTTCCTGAAGCCATATATAATGAAAACACATTTTTCTATTCTTCAATTAAGGGAACGGGCAAAAAAGAAATTAAAAGTTATCTTTCTTCCACTTTTTATTCGTAA
- a CDS encoding sensor domain-containing diguanylate cyclase: MNKRQRKRLLIFLIVPVLAAILFFTDDLLIRVITIALMVIYVAFIIFLRDSIRFDGKFSIETNDELEPEFTPSSTSEAEESFVIVSKTKDVNVITAENYKRNFVRPSDTKLIPPDLKERFEEIAKEELPAGIGNDGKFAFALEKVLAVIKDAYSAHSALFFWYNKKKEKLSIEKFVSVSNDVSNRKFDVEDDILSKIVQKSEPELLSNISPTAEADVIRYYDKPQGIRSFVGVPLFYENNLIGILAMDSKMDDAFGIETIYSLGRFVRVITMIIQIFEEKHSDIISQNRLRALLNLIGPDSDFETEEGLFNAIQNSLKDLIEWDVFSFVYFKPVEKRFEVVKVINNTTLKYIGQGLQVDLSSTIIGKAVTTGLAVKIDEMSSETFKRFTKNEDLTLDGSFLAIPIVYSNQNFGVLCFESLKKGHYTNTDVKFLQSAVNIIAYIIYSHSSQKLLKSLIALDLDTRALNAENFKQRLVEDLVKQYSVKAQGALALIKIDDFLEQESLFDGDPFPKVLEAVAEAISEDLTPMTIFGRIDERIFAVHFFNTEPKTVYIWAEKLRVKVARKPVNVVSRQNTYTISIGVATTTGRTDADEVLENAHLALQKAVEKGGNAVRNIN, encoded by the coding sequence ATGAATAAAAGACAAAGAAAACGTTTACTTATTTTTCTGATTGTACCAGTATTAGCAGCAATTTTGTTTTTTACTGATGATTTACTAATCAGAGTAATCACTATTGCTTTGATGGTTATTTATGTTGCTTTTATTATTTTCCTACGCGACTCAATCCGATTTGATGGAAAATTTTCAATTGAAACTAATGATGAGCTTGAACCGGAATTTACTCCTTCATCAACTTCTGAAGCTGAGGAATCATTTGTCATCGTTTCAAAGACTAAAGATGTAAATGTAATCACTGCTGAAAATTATAAACGAAATTTTGTCAGACCCTCAGATACAAAGTTAATCCCACCAGACTTAAAAGAAAGATTTGAAGAAATTGCCAAAGAAGAATTGCCTGCTGGAATTGGAAACGATGGTAAATTTGCTTTCGCTTTAGAAAAAGTACTTGCAGTCATTAAGGATGCATATTCAGCCCATTCTGCTTTGTTCTTCTGGTACAATAAGAAAAAAGAAAAACTCAGCATTGAAAAGTTTGTTTCTGTAAGCAATGATGTCAGTAACAGAAAGTTTGATGTAGAGGATGATATCCTGAGCAAGATAGTTCAGAAAAGTGAACCTGAATTATTAAGTAACATTTCACCAACAGCAGAAGCCGATGTAATCAGATATTATGATAAACCACAGGGAATCAGAAGTTTTGTTGGAGTACCTCTTTTCTATGAAAATAATCTGATTGGAATTCTTGCAATGGATTCCAAAATGGATGACGCTTTTGGAATAGAAACAATCTATTCGCTTGGCAGGTTTGTAAGAGTGATTACTATGATCATTCAGATCTTCGAAGAAAAGCATTCTGATATTATTTCACAGAACAGACTAAGAGCATTATTAAACCTAATCGGTCCTGATTCGGATTTCGAAACTGAAGAAGGATTGTTCAACGCTATTCAGAATTCTCTTAAAGATTTAATTGAATGGGATGTCTTTTCCTTTGTATACTTTAAACCTGTTGAAAAAAGATTTGAAGTAGTTAAAGTAATAAACAATACAACACTCAAATACATCGGACAAGGTTTACAGGTTGACCTTTCATCTACAATCATCGGAAAAGCTGTTACAACAGGATTGGCAGTAAAGATTGATGAGATGTCGTCAGAAACTTTTAAACGATTTACAAAAAATGAAGACCTGACTTTGGATGGTTCATTTCTCGCAATTCCAATTGTTTATTCAAATCAGAATTTTGGAGTGCTTTGCTTTGAGAGTCTAAAGAAAGGTCATTACACAAATACTGATGTTAAATTTCTTCAGAGTGCAGTTAATATAATTGCTTATATAATTTACTCACATTCATCTCAGAAATTGTTAAAGAGCCTGATTGCATTAGACCTTGATACCCGTGCTTTAAATGCAGAAAATTTCAAACAAAGATTGGTTGAAGATTTAGTTAAACAATATTCTGTAAAGGCACAAGGCGCACTTGCACTAATAAAGATTGATGATTTTCTGGAGCAGGAATCATTATTCGATGGAGATCCTTTCCCAAAAGTTTTAGAAGCTGTTGCTGAAGCAATCTCGGAAGATTTAACTCCAATGACAATTTTCGGAAGAATTGATGAGCGAATTTTTGCCGTTCATTTCTTCAATACCGAACCAAAAACTGTTTATATCTGGGCAGAAAAACTAAGAGTTAAAGTTGCTCGCAAACCTGTGAATGTTGTTTCGAGACAGAATACTTATACAATTTCAATCGGAGTTGCCACAACAACCGGAAGAACTGATGCAGATGAAGTTCTGGAGAATGCTCATCTTGCTCTGCAAAAGGCGGTTGAAAAAGGTGGTAATGCAGTACGGAATATTAACTAA
- a CDS encoding phosphopentomutase, protein MNNFIVIILDGVGVGELPDADLYGDKGSNTLANISKALGSIQLPNLQKLGIGNIIPINGIEPVTKPLASFGKMTEVSKGKDSTTGHWEISGLQIDFNFDYFPNGFPDEIIKKFIELTGVKGVLGNKPASGTEIISELGDEHIRTGYPIVYTSADSVFQIAAHEEHFGLDNLYRICEITRNQILTSPLVVGRVIARPFIGKDGNYSRTTNRKDYSLNPPSDTILDYLQLNGINTIAIGKIDDLFNHRGINVSEHTKSNSEGMKTLLEYVSMVSTSFIFVNLVDFDVYFGHRNDPKGFYEALRKFDDFLPHLLSKLNENDRLIITADHGNDPTTPSTDHSREYVPLLFYGKNKRAFDLGTRKTFADVGKTVAEYFKVPTELSGESFLNQ, encoded by the coding sequence ATGAATAATTTTATAGTAATCATACTCGACGGAGTTGGTGTTGGCGAACTTCCGGATGCTGATTTATATGGCGACAAAGGAAGTAATACTTTAGCCAACATTAGTAAAGCACTTGGTTCAATTCAACTACCAAACCTTCAGAAGTTGGGAATTGGAAATATCATCCCGATAAATGGAATTGAACCAGTAACAAAGCCATTGGCATCATTCGGGAAAATGACTGAAGTTTCAAAAGGGAAAGATAGCACAACTGGACATTGGGAAATTTCAGGATTACAAATTGATTTTAATTTCGATTACTTTCCTAATGGTTTCCCTGATGAAATCATAAAAAAGTTTATTGAGCTGACAGGTGTTAAAGGAGTTCTTGGTAATAAACCTGCATCAGGTACTGAAATAATTAGTGAACTTGGTGATGAACATATAAGAACAGGTTATCCAATCGTTTATACTTCGGCTGATTCAGTATTTCAAATTGCTGCTCACGAAGAACATTTTGGTTTGGATAATCTTTATAGAATTTGTGAGATAACCCGAAATCAGATTTTAACTTCTCCTTTGGTTGTTGGAAGAGTAATCGCAAGACCGTTTATAGGCAAAGATGGAAATTATAGCAGAACTACTAACCGAAAAGACTATTCGCTGAATCCTCCATCTGATACAATTTTGGATTACCTTCAATTGAATGGAATTAATACTATTGCAATTGGCAAAATAGACGATTTGTTTAATCATCGGGGAATTAATGTTTCGGAACATACAAAATCAAATTCCGAAGGAATGAAAACGCTGTTGGAATATGTATCGATGGTTTCAACATCTTTTATCTTTGTTAACCTTGTTGATTTCGATGTTTATTTCGGGCATCGGAATGATCCCAAAGGATTTTATGAAGCATTAAGAAAGTTTGATGATTTCCTTCCGCATCTTTTAAGTAAACTGAATGAAAACGATAGGTTGATTATCACAGCCGATCACGGAAATGATCCAACAACTCCAAGCACTGACCACAGCAGGGAATATGTGCCGCTTTTATTTTATGGAAAGAATAAACGCGCTTTTGATTTGGGAACACGAAAAACATTTGCTGATGTAGGTAAAACTGTTGCTGAATACTTTAAAGTACCAACTGAACTTTCAGGCGAAAGCTTTCTTAATCAATGA
- a CDS encoding PIN domain-containing protein: MNKHYLVDTDILYDHLTHNEKNKRSFLTTLMTKGECFTTVLNASELFFSARTDEEKLAIKKLLYALKILGLNSRYSLEIPQYTNKFNNYRECLFYIVAEKNNLIIATNTPSKYNFGKVKVITQKKAHGKSEK; the protein is encoded by the coding sequence ATGAATAAACATTATTTAGTTGATACGGATATTCTTTATGACCATCTCACTCACAATGAGAAGAATAAAAGATCATTTCTTACAACTCTAATGACAAAAGGAGAATGCTTTACAACAGTTTTAAATGCAAGTGAATTGTTTTTCTCAGCTAGAACCGATGAAGAAAAGCTTGCGATAAAAAAATTACTCTATGCCCTTAAAATCTTAGGATTAAATAGCAGATATTCTCTTGAGATTCCTCAATACACGAATAAATTCAACAATTATCGTGAATGTTTATTCTATATTGTTGCAGAAAAGAATAATCTTATTATTGCTACAAACACACCATCGAAATACAATTTTGGTAAAGTAAAGGTAATTACACAAAAGAAAGCCCACGGAAAATCAGAAAAATAA
- a CDS encoding sigma-70 family RNA polymerase sigma factor, producing MKLYKQITNREAASLDKYLSEIAKEPLLTPEDEIELAIKIRNGDTSALERLIKSNLRFVVSVAKQYQNQGLSLGDLINEGNVGLMKAARRFDETRGFKFISYAVWWIRQSILQALAEQSRIVRLPLNRVGTLNRIGKAYSHLEQEFEREPSPEELANELEMDVEEISDVMKMTGKPMSMDAPFNQNEENSLHDVLVNDDLPSPDDELMTESLKAEIKRALNILNEREKEVLKLYFGIDCDQPLTLEEIGEKFNLTRERVRQIKEKAIRKLRHNSRSKNLKSYLG from the coding sequence ATGAAACTATATAAACAAATAACAAATCGTGAAGCGGCTTCGCTCGATAAATACTTGAGTGAAATTGCTAAAGAACCATTGCTTACTCCCGAAGATGAAATCGAGCTCGCAATCAAAATCCGGAACGGAGACACTTCTGCTTTAGAAAGATTAATCAAATCGAATCTGAGGTTTGTTGTTAGTGTGGCTAAACAATATCAGAATCAGGGTTTATCTCTTGGTGATTTAATAAATGAAGGAAATGTTGGCTTAATGAAAGCAGCCAGAAGATTTGATGAAACAAGAGGATTCAAATTTATTTCTTATGCTGTTTGGTGGATAAGGCAATCTATTCTTCAGGCACTTGCTGAGCAATCAAGAATCGTGAGACTGCCTTTGAACCGCGTGGGTACATTAAACCGAATTGGTAAAGCATATAGTCATCTCGAACAGGAATTTGAACGTGAACCAAGTCCGGAAGAGCTTGCCAACGAACTCGAAATGGATGTTGAGGAAATTAGTGATGTAATGAAAATGACAGGAAAACCTATGTCAATGGATGCACCGTTCAATCAGAATGAAGAGAATAGTTTGCATGATGTTCTGGTTAATGATGACTTACCTTCGCCTGATGATGAATTAATGACCGAGTCGCTCAAAGCAGAAATCAAACGGGCATTAAACATTCTAAATGAAAGAGAAAAGGAAGTATTAAAATTATATTTTGGAATTGATTGTGACCAACCGTTAACACTTGAAGAAATAGGAGAAAAATTTAATCTCACACGCGAAAGAGTAAGACAAATAAAAGAAAAAGCCATCAGAAAGCTAAGACATAACTCCCGCAGTAAAAATTTAAAATCATATCTTGGATAA
- a CDS encoding C40 family peptidase, with product MSSSLKYLLLINLLLIHFGCSPSSQTIRYGKENKSLANQDSTESGDTLLYDDSDEIAEYLDPDDMPEEKSSYNISDIMKKLEKTDNLNTEQATAREKLLMEIIKYLDTPYKYGGSTLNGIDCSAFTQSVYQDALNVNLNRTARDQFTQGRVIKNKDELEFGDLVFFNTRRRVRPGHVGIYIGDGLFAHASTKGGVMISSLDEDYYSKRYMGARRVVEDDTF from the coding sequence ATGAGTTCTTCTTTAAAATATCTTCTCCTCATTAATTTATTATTAATTCATTTTGGATGTTCTCCTTCATCGCAAACTATAAGATACGGAAAGGAAAATAAAAGTCTGGCAAATCAGGATTCTACTGAATCCGGAGATACTTTACTTTATGATGATAGCGATGAAATTGCAGAATATCTCGATCCTGATGATATGCCTGAAGAAAAATCTTCCTATAATATTTCTGACATTATGAAAAAACTTGAGAAGACTGATAACCTCAATACTGAGCAGGCAACTGCAAGAGAAAAATTATTGATGGAAATAATTAAGTATCTTGATACTCCGTATAAATATGGTGGAAGTACATTAAATGGAATTGATTGCAGCGCATTCACACAATCTGTTTATCAGGACGCTCTGAATGTAAATCTTAACAGAACCGCGCGCGATCAATTTACTCAAGGTAGAGTTATAAAGAATAAAGATGAACTTGAATTTGGTGATCTCGTATTTTTCAACACAAGAAGACGGGTGCGTCCTGGTCATGTTGGAATTTATATAGGAGATGGATTATTTGCTCATGCAAGTACAAAAGGTGGAGTTATGATTTCATCTCTTGATGAAGATTATTATTCGAAACGATATATGGGCGCACGAAGAGTAGTTGAGGATGATACTTTTTAA